Genomic DNA from Methanosphaera sp.:
TATGGCGTGTGGTATTGGAAGTGCAAGTATGAATGCTGCAGCTGTAGCATCGCTTATTACGATATATCCAATGTATTCAGTACAACTTGAAGCATTTAGTGGTATGGCCAACATGATTTCAATGGTTACTGGAATGTATGTATATATTCTTGTTGCAATACCATTAACACAATGGTTATACAAGGTTCTTGAACCACCTATCTCAAAAGTTAGGTCAATCTTTATTAAAGATGAAAACAATAACAACAATAATAGTGAAATAAACAAATCAGAAGGATAGATTAGTTGTGTCAAAATTATCAATTAGAACAGTAATAGAGTGGATACTAATACTGATGATATTTTCAGTAATGGCAGCAATTGGTAATGTTATAGGATATAATTATCCATTTACTACATCCCTCATTGGTATGTTAATACTATGTTTTATTACACTCATAGGACTTATGATTGAAAAAACAATTGGTCATAATATTCCTGCAATAATTTACATAAGTATTATTGGATTATTAATATCAGTACCATGGTCTCCAATAGCTGGAAGCGTAATTTATTACACATCACACGTTGATTTAGTATCACTTACAACAATACTTCTTGCTTATGCAGGTATATCAATGGGTAAAGATCTTAAAGATTTCAAAAAAATTGGATTAAGAGGAATAATAGTAACATTTTGTGTAATAATAGGAACTTTCCTAGGATCAGCATTAATTGCACAAGTTGTTTTATCTACAACAGGAATGATATAAAACAACTATCTACCCTTAAATCCCCTTTTTTTCTAAAAAAAGAATTACTACTACTTTTTTTTATTATATTTAAAATTTAATATTTTCAACTCTTTTTTTTACTAGAACTTTCTATTTTTTACATGGAAAAAATAAAATTTATTACTCTATTTTTACAAATAACTACTTGGGAAAAAAATAGGTATGATATATGATGAAATCTAAAGAAAATATAAGTATATTTGATTTCAGAATACATCTAACTGTACTAGTTTGTAGTATTATAGCAGTATCTATTGGAAGTAGAAGTTTTACTATTTTTAATATGAAAATTATCATATTACCATTTATTTATTCATTAATTTTATCTGTTATATGTTACATTCTAAGACCTGTTAGATTTATTTCAGAAAAACAGTCACATGAAGCATCAAGTGTTATGATTATAGTAATGGGTGTTTTAATTGCAAAACTTGGAGTTATTAGTGGTACTAAGATTCAGTATTTTCTACAGATAAATCCAGCATTAATTCTTCAAATGATAGGACATATTGGTCCTGTACTTTTAGCACTTCCTGTTGCATTATTGCTTGGATTTAAACGTGAAGCAATTGGAATGTCAACATCTATCTGTCGTGAGCCACATATGACAATTATAATGAATAGATATGGTGTTGAATCTGATGAATTTCGTGGATGTATGAGTATTTATATTATTATAAGTATTCTTGGTGCAATTATAATTACACTTATTACATCAATTCTTCCACACATCTTACCTCTTCATCCATATGCATATGCTATTGCATGTGGTAGTATTGGTAGTACTGGTATGAATACAGCATCAATTACCACTCTTTGTGGTATGTATCCTGGTATTTCTGATTCATTATATGCTTTCAGTTCTTTTGCACATATAATTTCATTAGTTCTTGGATTGTATTTCTTCATGTTTATTGCAATTCCATTAAGTGAGAAGTTATATGATGTTCTAATTAAGATGAAACAAAAAAGAAATTAGAAAAAGTTAAAATTATAAAATTTTTAATAAGGAAAGATATTTGCTTAACTTAAAATATTATGTTAATCATATCTTTTTTTATTGAATAAAATATTTTTTTTTATTAAACATGGATTTTACATAAAATGATATCACAAAAACATAATAATTTATTAGATTTTAGGCTACATATATGTGTATTAATTTGTAGTATTATAGCACTATTAATTGGAAGTAAAAGTTTCACTATTTTTAATGTAAAAATTATTATATTACCTCTTATTTATTCAATGGTTTTTGCAATTATATGCTACATAATACCTAATAAATATATTACAGATAAGCAGTCATATGAGGCAACAGATGTAATGACAATAACAATAGGTGTACTAATTGCAAAACTTACAATAATAAGTGGTGCAAATATAAACTACATAATACAAACAGGACCCATGCTACTTCTACAAGAACTTGGAGATATTGGTGCAATATTTCTAACACTACCTGTTGCACTTATTTTAGGATTTAAACGTAAATCAATTGGAATGTCATCATCTATCTGTCGTGAACCACAAATGGCAATGATGATTAACAAATATGGTGCTGCATCTGATGAATTTCGTGGATTTATGATTGTATATATAACAGGAAGTATCTTTGGAACAATACTAGTTAGTTTTATTGCAACAATTATGCCACATATCCTGCCTCTTCATCCATTTGCATATGCTATGGCATGTGGTATGGGAAGTACAAGTATGAATGTAGCATCAATAACAACACTATGTTCACTATATCCATCTATTGCCGGTGAATTATATGCACTAAGTGCTGTTGCAAACATAATATCTGTAGTTCTTAGTGTGTATGTTTTCATGTTTATATCACTACCACTTACTGAGAAATTATATA
This window encodes:
- a CDS encoding DUF3100 domain-containing protein, translating into MISQKHNNLLDFRLHICVLICSIIALLIGSKSFTIFNVKIIILPLIYSMVFAIICYIIPNKYITDKQSYEATDVMTITIGVLIAKLTIISGANINYIIQTGPMLLLQELGDIGAIFLTLPVALILGFKRKSIGMSSSICREPQMAMMINKYGAASDEFRGFMIVYITGSIFGTILVSFIATIMPHILPLHPFAYAMACGMGSTSMNVASITTLCSLYPSIAGELYALSAVANIISVVLSVYVFMFISLPLTEKLYSVFMKIKQKSKKVKGIKILRI
- a CDS encoding DUF3100 domain-containing protein, with the protein product MMKSKENISIFDFRIHLTVLVCSIIAVSIGSRSFTIFNMKIIILPFIYSLILSVICYILRPVRFISEKQSHEASSVMIIVMGVLIAKLGVISGTKIQYFLQINPALILQMIGHIGPVLLALPVALLLGFKREAIGMSTSICREPHMTIIMNRYGVESDEFRGCMSIYIIISILGAIIITLITSILPHILPLHPYAYAIACGSIGSTGMNTASITTLCGMYPGISDSLYAFSSFAHIISLVLGLYFFMFIAIPLSEKLYDVLIKMKQKRN